A DNA window from Leopardus geoffroyi isolate Oge1 chromosome A1, O.geoffroyi_Oge1_pat1.0, whole genome shotgun sequence contains the following coding sequences:
- the EXOSC8 gene encoding exosome complex component RRP43: protein MAAGFKTVEPLEYYRRFLKENCRPDGRELGEFRTTTVNIGSISTADGSALVKLGNTTVICGIKAEFAAPPTDAPDKGYVVPNVDLPPLCSSRFRSGPPGEEAQVASQFIADVIENSQIIQKEDLCISPGKLSWVLYCDIICLDYDGNILDACTFALLAALKNVQLPEVTINEETALAEVNLKKKSYLNIRTHPVATSFAVFDDTLLIVDPTGEEEHLATGTLTVVMDEEGKLCCLHKPGGSGLTGAKLQDCMSRAVTRHKEVKKLMDEVIKSMKPK from the exons ATGGCGGCCGGGTTCAA AACTGTGGAACCCCTGGAGTATTACAGGAGATTTCTG aaagagaactGCCGTCCAGATGGAAGAGAACTTGGTGAATTCAGAACCACAACTGTGAACATAG GTTCAATTAGTACTGCAGATGGTTCTGCTTTAGTGAAGCTGGGAAATACTACAGTAATTTGTGGAATTAAGGCG GAATTTGCAGCACCACCAACAGATGCCCCTGATAAAGGATATGTTG TTCCTAATGTGGATCTACCACCTCTGTGTTCGTCGAGATTTCGGTCTGGACCTCCTGGAGAAGAGGCCCAAGTGGCTAGCCAGTTCATTGCAGATGTCATTGAAAA TTCACAGATAATTCAGAAAGAGGACTTATGCATTTCTCCAGGAAAG CTTTCTTGGGTTCTGTACTGTGATATCATTTGCCTGGACTATGATGGGAACATCTTGGATGCCTGTACATTTGCTTTGTTAGCAGCTTTAAAAAATG TACAGCTACCAGAAGTTACTATAAACGAAGAAACTGCCTTAGCAGAAgttaatttaaagaagaaaagttatttgAATATTAGAACTCATCCAGTTGCAACTTCTTTTGCTGTATTTGATGA cactcTGCTCATAGTTGACCCTACTGGAGAGGAGGAACATCTGGCAACAGGAACCTTAACAGTAGTAATGGATGAGGAAGGCAAACTATGTTGTCTTCACAAACCAG GTGGAAGTGGGCTGACTGGAGCTAAACTTCAGGACTGTATGAGCCGAGCAGTTACCagacacaaagaagtaaaaaagctAATGGATGAAGTAATTAAGAGTATGAAACCCAAATAA